A region from the Rhodamnia argentea isolate NSW1041297 chromosome 7, ASM2092103v1, whole genome shotgun sequence genome encodes:
- the LOC115734692 gene encoding BEL1-like homeodomain protein 9, translating to MSEGFETYHVPQQSRRDKLRVVVVQNQNHPSSCLVEPTAANLHGCAGLLPLYDPSLLQPDLLACAGGGGGGHNSISLVKEEGGGANLIGFVGGGGGGSSSSSASSYLDPHSTMVINPSSIGDMGSASHPLFLYAATQGIEGTLGNLSQPYNAGGGGEPPLSLAHDSGAGNNGQGLSLSLSSHMGNTRNHQNALPLELNLQRFGSAAVYGGKAAASGGGGAYMSSPVPLGPFTGYASILKGSRFLRPAQQLLEELCEAGRAICTEKITADSCAMTEPAMENLSGGCGTSVDDGCGGDGGEFRRKKSRLISMLDEVCRRYKQYCQQMQAVVASFECVAGLSNAAPYANLALKAMSKHFKCLKNAIADQLQFTNKAFSQVSQKRDDASRLGTEDRVQYAQRAIQNSGYLEHQPVWRPQRGLPERAVTVLRAWLFEHFLHPYPTDTDKLMLAKQTGLSRSQVSNWFINARVRLWKPMVEEIHMLETQQGQKSLQREDRNVNKSTDQLPLANSFSSENPSTSAQRLHDALPKRSRSEIPIAVPMRNDESLNLYHNLSSHPHVAVSESIGGLSSGVSLTLGLHQNNNGMGLSDSFPVNAAQRFGMGLETTNEGYVVGSFEAQDRHFGRDVFSGQLLHDFVG from the exons ATGTCGGAGGGTTTCGAGACCTACCACGTCCCGCAACAGAGCAGGAGAGACAAGCTCAGAGTCGTCGTCGTCCAAAACCAGAACCACCCATCTTCTTGCCTCGTCGAACCCACCGCAGCCAACCTCCATGGGTGCGCCGGCTTGCTCCCTCTGTACGACCCGTCCCTCCTCCAGCCCGATTTGCTTGCCtgcgccggcggcggcggcggcggccacaACTCAATCTCCCTCGTCAAGGAAGAGGGGGGAGGCGCGAATCTGATCGGCttcgtcggcggcggcggcggagggtcGTCCTCCTCGTCGGCTTCTTCCTACTTGGATCCGCACTCCACTATGGTGATAAACCCTAGCTCGATCGGCGACATGGGCAGCGCGAGCCACCCGCTGTTCCTCTACGCAGCGACTCAAGGCATCGAAGGCACCCTCGGGAACTTGTCGCAGCCGTACAACGCTGGCGGCGGAGGCGAGCCCCCTCTGTCGCTGGCGCACGACTCGGGTGCGGGGAACAACGGCCAAGGACTGTCGCTCTCGCTGTCGTCTCATATGGGTAACACCAGAAACCACCAAAACGCACTCCCCCTTGAGCTGAATTTGCAGAGATTCGGATCCGCCGCCGTGTATGGCGGGAAGGCGGCCGCttccggcggcggcggggctTACATGAGCAGCCCCGTCCCGCTCGGGCCTTTCACGGGCTACGCGTCCATCCTCAAGGGGTCGAGGTTCTTGAGGCCCGCGCAGCAGTTGCTCGAGGAGCTTTGCGAAGCGGGCCGCGCAATTTGCACCGAGAAAATCACGGCCGATTCGTGCGCGATGACGGAGCCTGCCATGGAGAACTTGAGTGGTGGTTGCGGGACTAGTGTGGACGATGGTTGTGGCGGAGACGGCGGCGAGTTTCGCCGGAAGAAGTCGAGGTTAATCTCGATGCTCGACGAG GTCTGCAGGAGGTACAAGCAATACTGTCAGCAAATGCAAGCTGTTGTAGCATCATTCGAATGTGTAGCGGGGCTTAGTAATGCAGCTCCTTATGCAAACTTGGCTTTAAAAGCTATGTCCAAACATTTTAAGTgcctaaaaaatgcaattgcTGACCAACTTCAGTTCACCAACAAGGCTTTTAGTCAAGTAAGCCAAAAAAGAGATGATGCATCAAGATTGGGGACTGAGGATCGAGTCCAGTATGCCCAGAGAGCTATCCAGAATTCTGGATATCTGGAGCACCAGCCTGTTTGGCGTCCCCAAAGGGGACTTCCTGAACGTGCCGTAACAGTTCTGAGGGCATGGttgtttgaacattttcttcacCC CTATCCGACGGATACAGACAAGCTTATGCTGGCTAAACAAACGGGTCTATCCAGAAGTCAG GTTTCTAACTGGTTTATCAATGCGAGAGTGAGGCTTTGGAAACCCATGGTTGAGGAAATACACATGCTAGAAACACAGCAAGGCCAGAAATCATTGCAAAGGGAGGATCGCAACGTTAACAAGTCTACGGACCAGCTACCGCTGGCAAATTCGTTTTCTTCTGAAAACCCGTCCACCTCTGCTCAGAGGCTCCACGATGCCCTACCTAAGCGATCCAGAAGTGAGATTCCCATTGCCGTGCCTATGAGAAATGATGAATCGCTCAATCTGTACCACAATCTGTCTAGCCACCCACATGTTGCTGTTAGTGAAAGCATTGGAGGTTTGAGCAGCGGTGTTTCTTTAACACTGGGTCTTCACCAGAATAACAACGGGATGGGTTTGTCAGATTCGTTCCCTGTCAACGCAGCGCAGCGTTTTGGCATGGGCCTTGAAACGACCAACGAAGGGTATGTTGTAGGTAGTTTTGAAGCCCAGGATAGGCATTTTGGAAGGGATGTTTTTAGCGGTCAACTTTTGCATGACTTTGTTGGCTGA